A portion of the Babylonia areolata isolate BAREFJ2019XMU chromosome 4, ASM4173473v1, whole genome shotgun sequence genome contains these proteins:
- the LOC143281503 gene encoding tight junction-associated protein 1-like, with translation MAVPIRERVHRRSGSETSLMATTCKDCGCVCHKDAVISSNLDLHEQIEALHSQLQRSQQSLGQVELELMEGRQLMDLELTKTREELVRLRERYDRLMDSHKKMQKLNNNLEDKLLRLVSSTEAEKAALQGQVDDLTTRLQDTRVYVTELEEENEKYRSDCNMAVQMLQCKPSSFVGQRLTALPVELQERVRKHMTREQQMLSQKAEEERLVRVPIPTFPPTAMVFSVDPRHNAGNGGGPPHSNNGTAELKETVPMSLIARVLTQGPSKRNPMRTYLCVNCHSDTVVADKGTQANLLVEHSIVVDRFPSSSNGVHHHGTSAKLYRTDSTDMAS, from the exons ATGGCTGTGCCTATCCGTGAAAGAGTGCATCGTCGTTCTGGATCAGAGACTTCCCTCATGGCTACAACATGCAAG GACTGTGGATGTGTTTGCCACAAAGATGCTGTAATCTCTTCCAA ctTGGACCTGCACGAGCAGATCGAGGCCTTGCACAGCCAGCTGCAGCGCAGTCAGCAGAGCCTGGGTCAGGTGGAGCTGGAGCTGATGGAGGGGCGGCAGCTGATGGACCTGGAGCTGACCAAGACCCGCGAGGAGCTGGTGAGGCTGCGGGAGCGCTACGACCGCCTGATGGACAGCCACAAGAAGATGCAGAAGCTCAACAACAATCTGGAGGACAAGCTGCTTCGCTTG GTGTCATCGACAGAAGCAGAGAAGGCAGCCCTTCAGGGCCAAGTGGATGACCTGACCACCAGACTTCAAGACACCAGAGTCTACGTCACAGAGCTGGAGGAAGAAAAT GAAAAATACAGGAGTGACTGTAACATGGCAGTGCAGATGCTACAGTGCAAACCTTCCAGTTTTGTGGGTCAGAGATTAACTGCG CTTCCAGTGGAGCTCCAGGAGAGGGTGCGCAAGCACATGACCCGCGAGCAGCAGATGCTGTCccagaaggcggaggaggagcgCCTGGTGCGTGTCCCCATCCCTACCTTCCCCCCAACAGCCATGGTCTTCTCTGTGGACCCCCGACACAACGCAGGCAACGGGGGCGGACCCCCCCACAGCAACAACGGCACTGCAGAGCTGAAAGAGACTGTGCCCATGTCGCTGATAGCGCGGGTGTTGACCCAGGGGCCGTCCAAGCGCAACCCCATGCGCACCTATCTGTGCGTGAACTGTCACAGCGACACCGTGGTGGCTGACAAAGGGACGCAAGCCAACCTGCTGGTGGAGCACAGCATCGTGGTGGATCGCTTCCCTTCTTCCAGCAATGGGGTGCACCACCATGGGACGTCGGCCAAGCTCTACCGCACAGACTCCACGGACATGGCATCTTGA